GCGTCCAGGCGCACGGAGAAGCCGAAGTGGGTGGTGTAGAAGGCGACGGCGGCGGCCACGTCGTCGACGAGGTAACGCACGGCGGCGTACTGGTCGGATGCGGTCATGACGGGACCTCCTGGGTCGTCAGGACGGGCAGCAGGTAGCGGATCCGGGTGTCGATCTCCGCCGCGACGCTCAGCAGGCCGGCGGCGTCCGCCGAAGCCGGATCCGGGACGCTCCAGTGGAGCCGGTGAGGCTGCCCGGGAAAGCCGGGGAAGACCTCGCGGACCCTGTCGCAGAGGCTGATCACGTAGTCGAAGCGGCGGCCGGCCACGGTGTCGAGGTGGCGCGGGCGCCGGCCCCGCACGTCGATGCCGTAGTGCTCGCGCAGGACGGCCACGGCGCCGGGGTGCAGCTCCGGCCGGGGCCGGCTGCCGGCGCTGGCCGCCTCGACGCGGCCACCGGTGCGGTGGCGCAGCAGGGCCTCCGCGATCGGCGAGCGGGCGCTGTTGCCCGTACAGGCGAACAGCACCCTGAGCCGGCACGTCGGCGTGGGCGGCGGCGGGGCGGGGGTGAGGCGGAGCGCGGGGTGCAGGGCGGCACCGGTGGCGGCCAGCGCCTGCGCGCAGCGCTCCAGATCGAGGTGGTAGTAGCTGTCGCGGGCGTCGAAGGTGCTGCGCCGGGCGGTGACCAGCCCGCCGTCGCGCAGCAGCCGCAGGTGGTAGGAGACGAGGTTCTGCGGCTGGCCGGTCAGCTCCACCAGCTCGCGCACCCGGTAGTCGCTCGTGGCCAGCTCGCTCAGCAGCCGCCACCGCAGCGGGTGGGCGGCCAGCCCGAGGAAGGCCGGGGTGGTGGGGAGCGATCTCACCATGCCTCCGACAATACATCAAATTCATTTGATGGGTCAGGGGCCGCCGGGAGTCACCAGCCCCGACTCGTAGGCCAGGATGACGAGCTGGGCGCGGTCGCGGGCGCGCAGCTTGGTCATGGCCCGGTTGACGTGGGTCTTCGCGGTCAGCGGGCTGATCACCATGCGGGCGGCGATCTCGTCGTTGGACAGGCCTCGCGCCACCAGGGCGACGGCCTCGCGCTCGCGGTTGGTCAGCTCCTCCAGCCCTGGGCCGGTGGCGGTGGCGGGCGGCTGGGAGACGTACCGGTCGATGAGCCTGCGGGTGATCGACGGGGCGAGCAGCGCGTCGCCTCGGGCGGCCACGCGTACGGCGTGCAGCAGGTCCTCGGGCACGATGTCCTTGACCAGGAACCCGGCCGCGCCGGCCCGCAGCGCCTCGAAGACGTACTCGTCGAAGCCGTAGTTGGTGAGGATGACCACGCGCACCCCGGCCAGGGACGGGTCCGCGGCGATGCGCCGGGTCGCCTCGATCCCGTCCACCACCGGCATCTGCACGTCGATGAGTGCGATGTCGGGCAGGTGCCGCCTGGCCAGGGCCACGCCCTCCAGCCCGTCGCCGGCCTCGGCCACCACCTCGATGTCGTCCTCGAGGTCGAGCAGCGCCCGGAAGCCGCTGCGCAGGAGCGGCTGGTCGTCCACCAGCAGGACCCGGATCATGACGCCCGGCTCACCGGCAACTCGGCCTGCACGGTGAAGCCGCCCTCGCCGCGCGGCTCGGCGAGCAGCCTGCCGCCGAGCGCGGTGACCCGCTCCCGCATCCCGGTCAGCCCGACGCCGGGCACCGGGGCGGCGTCCGGGGTGGCCGTGCCGTCGTCGTCGACGCGGATCGCCAGGACGTCCGCGCGGCAGTCGATCCGCACCGAGACGCTCCGGGCGGCGGCGTGCCGGGCGACGTTGGTGAGCGACTCCTGGACGATGCGGTAGACGGTCCTGCTCACGGCGGCGGGCACCGGCCGCCGCTGCCCCTCGATGGTCAGCGTCGCGTCCAGGCCGCTCGTCCGGGCATGGTCCACCAGCTCGGCCACGTGGTCGAGGCCGCGTGGCGGGCTGGTGTCGTCCTCGCGCAGCGCCTCCAGGGTGGCGCGCAGCTCCCGGGTGGCCTCCCGCCCCGCCTCCTGGATCGCCAGCAGGGCCTCCGGGACCTGCTCGCCGCGCCTGCGGGCCACGTGCACGGCCACCTCGGCCTGCACCTTGATGATCGAGATCTGGTGGGTGAGCGAGTCGTGCAGCTCCCGCGCGATGCGCAGCCGCTCCTCGTCGGCGCGCCGCCGCGCGGTCTCCTCCCTCGTGCGCTCGGCCTCCTCGGCCCG
The nucleotide sequence above comes from Nonomuraea gerenzanensis. Encoded proteins:
- a CDS encoding arsenate reductase/protein-tyrosine-phosphatase family protein — encoded protein: MVRSLPTTPAFLGLAAHPLRWRLLSELATSDYRVRELVELTGQPQNLVSYHLRLLRDGGLVTARRSTFDARDSYYHLDLERCAQALAATGAALHPALRLTPAPPPPTPTCRLRVLFACTGNSARSPIAEALLRHRTGGRVEAASAGSRPRPELHPGAVAVLREHYGIDVRGRRPRHLDTVAGRRFDYVISLCDRVREVFPGFPGQPHRLHWSVPDPASADAAGLLSVAAEIDTRIRYLLPVLTTQEVPS
- a CDS encoding response regulator, with the translated sequence MIRVLLVDDQPLLRSGFRALLDLEDDIEVVAEAGDGLEGVALARRHLPDIALIDVQMPVVDGIEATRRIAADPSLAGVRVVILTNYGFDEYVFEALRAGAAGFLVKDIVPEDLLHAVRVAARGDALLAPSITRRLIDRYVSQPPATATGPGLEELTNREREAVALVARGLSNDEIAARMVISPLTAKTHVNRAMTKLRARDRAQLVILAYESGLVTPGGP
- a CDS encoding sensor histidine kinase, translated to MGAERSGRRAEVIDWAIAVSVAAALLVTGLSGGPPATGLGLLGQALLAGGGLALAARRRAPIAVLAVTGVCAVGYQAAGFDVPAVAYLFAVYAAVRAGHRVSTVAASVLVLAALPLAAMAAGLHDTGEAFAQARGALELAWLVAAGAAGEALRQAERRAEEAERTREETARRRADEERLRIARELHDSLTHQISIIKVQAEVAVHVARRRGEQVPEALLAIQEAGREATRELRATLEALREDDTSPPRGLDHVAELVDHARTSGLDATLTIEGQRRPVPAAVSRTVYRIVQESLTNVARHAAARSVSVRIDCRADVLAIRVDDDGTATPDAAPVPGVGLTGMRERVTALGGRLLAEPRGEGGFTVQAELPVSRAS